In the genome of Streptococcus mitis, one region contains:
- a CDS encoding phage capsid protein, with amino-acid sequence MATLQTGDLFPVETVQDIFSKVKGHSTLAKLTTQEPIPFSGTETFVFNLEGNAEIVGEGNPSNAGNATMKPKVIKPILITYQARVSEEFVHCSEEKQLSYLKSFIDGLAKKVAQAIDIASFHGLEPKSMTDASFKATNSFDGLITGNVVTYEADKIDENIDAAVATVTANDCEVNGIALSPAAGAALGKIKVNGVVQYPEYRFGQNPDSFYGMKSDVNKTLTTVANSAKKDHVIVGDFENAVKWGYADEIPLEIIKYGDPDGAGRDLKRYREVCLRTEVYVGWGILDEQAFARVEA; translated from the coding sequence ATGGCAACACTACAAACAGGGGATCTTTTCCCAGTCGAAACAGTACAAGATATTTTTAGTAAGGTAAAGGGGCATTCCACTCTTGCAAAACTTACTACTCAAGAACCGATTCCGTTTTCGGGGACGGAAACATTTGTATTCAATCTCGAAGGAAATGCTGAAATTGTAGGTGAAGGTAATCCTTCAAATGCTGGAAATGCAACTATGAAACCGAAAGTAATCAAACCTATTTTGATTACTTATCAAGCACGGGTATCTGAGGAATTTGTACATTGTTCAGAAGAAAAACAATTATCTTACCTAAAATCTTTTATTGATGGCTTGGCTAAAAAAGTTGCACAAGCAATTGATATCGCTTCATTTCATGGCCTTGAACCAAAATCAATGACAGATGCTTCTTTCAAAGCCACAAACTCATTTGATGGTTTGATTACAGGAAATGTGGTTACCTATGAAGCAGATAAAATTGATGAAAACATTGATGCTGCTGTTGCAACTGTCACAGCAAATGATTGCGAAGTGAATGGGATCGCATTGTCTCCGGCTGCAGGGGCTGCACTTGGAAAAATTAAGGTAAACGGGGTAGTCCAATATCCTGAATACCGTTTTGGTCAAAACCCAGATTCATTTTATGGAATGAAGTCAGATGTCAATAAAACATTGACAACTGTTGCAAACTCAGCTAAAAAAGACCATGTTATCGTTGGTGATTTTGAAAATGCTGTAAAATGGGGATATGCAGATGAAATTCCTCTTGAAATCATTAAATACGGTGATCCGGACGGTGCTGGCCGTGACTTGAAACGCTATCGCGAAGTTTGCTTGCGTACAGAAGTGTATGTAGG
- a CDS encoding phage scaffold protein gives MSEFKPITTQEEFDAAIKERLSREKAKYSDYDQLKSRVTELETENVGLKSTIEANNQSKADADKQLEEMQSQIAGYETASLRTRVALQYGLPYDLADRLQGTDEESFKADAERLAGFMKKSQQVYPLGTKEPSSIDDKDAALKGMLHKMRGE, from the coding sequence ATGTCAGAATTTAAACCAATCACTACACAAGAAGAATTTGATGCTGCTATTAAGGAGCGTTTATCTCGTGAGAAAGCGAAGTACAGCGACTATGACCAGCTCAAATCTCGAGTTACAGAATTGGAAACAGAAAATGTTGGCTTGAAGTCAACAATCGAAGCTAACAATCAAAGTAAGGCAGATGCCGATAAGCAACTTGAAGAGATGCAGAGTCAAATCGCTGGTTATGAGACGGCGAGTCTGCGAACTCGTGTGGCTTTGCAATATGGATTGCCTTACGACCTTGCAGACCGTTTGCAGGGAACTGATGAAGAGAGCTTCAAAGCAGATGCGGAGCGCTTGGCTGGGTTTATGAAGAAATCTCAACAAGTTTACCCGCTTGGAACAAAGGAGCCTAGCTCAATTGATGACAAAGATGCAGCATTGAAAGGAATGTTGCATAAAATGAGAGGAGAATAA
- a CDS encoding terminase has product MARKKLGNQNPTQSVILKYVKKNSKAKEAIELYERTGLSCYAWQKNLLLPMMAVDKNGLWVHQKFGYSIPRRNGKSEILYILEIWGLHKGLNILHTAHRISTSHSSFEKVKRYLEKMGYVDGEDFNSIRAKGQERIELYSTGGVIQFRTRTSNGGLGEGFDMLIIDEAQEYTTEQESALKYTVTDSENPITIMCGTPPTPVSSGTVFTKYRETCLFGKGKYSGWAEWSVSDEKEIDDVEAWYNSNPSMGYHLNERKIEAELGEDKLDHNIQRLGFWPTYNQKSAISETEWNELKVDDIPELSGKLSVGIKYGQDGTNVALSIAARTKDGRFFVETVDCQSVRNGNEWMVAFLRQSDVAQIVIDGASGQKILDEELKDYRIKNVILPTVKEIIVANALWEQGIYQKTICHAGQPSLSKVATNCDKRNIGSNGGFGYRSHFDDMDISLMDSALLAHWACSTTKPKKKQKISY; this is encoded by the coding sequence ATGGCGAGGAAGAAACTTGGCAATCAGAATCCTACTCAATCGGTGATTTTAAAATACGTCAAGAAAAATTCAAAAGCTAAAGAAGCGATTGAACTTTACGAACGGACTGGTCTTTCTTGCTATGCTTGGCAGAAGAATCTTTTATTACCCATGATGGCTGTTGACAAGAACGGTCTTTGGGTGCATCAGAAGTTTGGTTACTCTATTCCTCGTCGTAATGGGAAATCTGAAATCCTTTATATTCTTGAAATTTGGGGCTTGCATAAGGGATTGAATATCCTGCACACGGCTCACCGAATTTCTACATCTCATTCCTCTTTTGAGAAGGTGAAACGATACCTTGAGAAAATGGGGTATGTGGATGGTGAGGATTTCAATTCCATTCGAGCGAAGGGGCAGGAGCGGATTGAACTTTATTCAACAGGTGGTGTTATCCAATTTCGTACTAGGACATCAAATGGTGGTCTTGGTGAAGGTTTTGATATGCTAATCATTGACGAGGCTCAAGAGTACACAACCGAGCAAGAATCTGCTTTGAAATATACGGTTACGGATAGTGAAAATCCTATCACAATCATGTGTGGAACACCTCCGACACCAGTATCAAGTGGAACGGTCTTTACTAAGTATCGTGAGACTTGTCTTTTCGGGAAAGGGAAGTATTCTGGCTGGGCTGAGTGGTCGGTTTCCGATGAAAAGGAAATCGACGATGTGGAAGCTTGGTATAATTCTAATCCGTCTATGGGATACCACTTAAATGAGCGTAAGATTGAAGCTGAGCTTGGTGAGGATAAGCTGGACCATAATATCCAACGTTTGGGATTTTGGCCAACTTACAACCAGAAATCTGCTATTTCTGAAACGGAGTGGAATGAGCTCAAGGTGGATGACATACCAGAATTATCTGGCAAGCTGTCTGTTGGTATCAAGTATGGCCAAGATGGAACGAACGTGGCTTTGAGCATTGCTGCACGTACCAAGGATGGCCGTTTCTTTGTGGAAACAGTCGATTGTCAATCCGTTCGTAATGGGAATGAGTGGATGGTTGCTTTCTTGCGTCAATCCGACGTGGCTCAAATTGTCATCGATGGCGCAAGTGGGCAAAAGATCCTGGACGAAGAGTTGAAGGACTATAGAATCAAGAACGTGATTCTGCCGACGGTGAAAGAAATCATTGTGGCCAATGCTCTTTGGGAACAGGGAATTTATCAGAAAACCATCTGTCATGCTGGTCAACCATCGCTGTCTAAAGTAGCCACTAACTGCGACAAGCGGAATATTGGGTCAAATGGTGGATTTGGTTATCGATCGCACTTTGACGATATGGATATTTCTTTGATGGATAGCGCTTTGCTTGCGCACTGGGCTTGTTCTACGACTAAACCTAAGAAAAAGCAAAAAATCAGTTATTAA